A window of the Gossypium hirsutum isolate 1008001.06 chromosome A05, Gossypium_hirsutum_v2.1, whole genome shotgun sequence genome harbors these coding sequences:
- the LOC107958852 gene encoding PHD finger protein ALFIN-LIKE 4 produces the protein MDGGVPYNPRTVEEIFRDFKGRRAGMIKALTTDVEEFYQQCDPEKENLCLYGFPNEQWEVNLPAEEVPPELPEPALGINFARDGMQEKDWLSLVAVHSDSWLLSVAFYFGARFGFDKADRKRLFNMINDLPTIFEVVTGAAKKQTKEKSLVSNHSGNKSKSNSKRGSEPLPKYSKAVPSKDEDDDGLEEEEEEHGETLCGACGESDGADEFWICCDICEKWFHGKCVKITPARAEHIKQYKCPSCSNKRARP, from the exons ATGGACGGCGGTGTTCCGTACAACCCACGTACAGTCGAAGAAATCTTTCGAGATTTTAAGGGTCGTCGAGCTGGCATGATTAAAGCCCTTACTACCG ATGTGGAGGAGTTTTACCAGCAGTGTGATCCAG AAAAGGAGAATCTTTGCCTTTATGGATTCCCTAATGAGCAGTGGGAGGTGAATTTACCTGCCGAAGAGGTACCTCCGGAGCTTCCAGAGCCTGCATTGGGTATTAACTTTGCCAGAGATGGAATGCAAGAAAAGGATTGGTTGTCTTTGGTTGCTGTACACAGTGACTCGTGGTTACTCTCTGTGGCTTTCTATTTTGGTGCTAGGTTTGGATTTGATAAAGCTGATAG GAAACGGCTTTTCAATATGATAAATGATCTTCCAACAATATTCGAAGTAGTAACAGGAGCAGCTAAGAAACAGACAAAGGAGAAATCTTTGGTTTCAAATCACAGCGGAAATAAATCTAAATCAAACTCTAAG CGAGGTTCTGAACCTCTGCCCAAATATTCAAAGGCAGTGCCATCTAAGGACGAGGATGATGATGGACTagaggaggaagaggaggagCATGGAGAGACACTATGTGGGGCTTGTGGAGAGAGTGATGGAGCTGATGAATTCTGGATTTGCTGTGATATATGTGAGAAATGGTTCCATGGAAAGTGTGTCAAGATTACACCAGCAAGGGCAGAGCATATTAAGCAGTACAAATGCCCATCTTGCAGCAACAAGAGAGCACGGCCTTGA
- the LOC107958853 gene encoding solute carrier family 25 member 44 has product MSLSAAEDDSRSEIHIPADIDWHMLDKSKFFFLGAALFSGVSAALYPIVVLKTRQQVSSAQISCSKMSLSIMRYEGLRGFYRGFGTSLMGTIPARALYMGALEVTKSSVGTATVRLGFSDTTATAIASAAAGLNSAMAAQLVWTPIDVVSQRLMVQGYNNCNSCKNAISNVHSCRYKNGLDAFRKILYADGPKGLYRGFGISILTYAPSNAVWWTSYSLAHKLIWGGIGCSMGKKDETGVIEGSGFKPDSRAVVAVQGLSAAMASGVSALITMPLDTIKTRLQVLDGEENGVRRPMTVLQTIRNLVKEGGLSACYRGLGPRWASMSMSATTMITTYEFLKRLSAKSQDSLSS; this is encoded by the coding sequence ATGAGTTTAAGTGCAGCTGAGGATGATTCAAGGTCAGAGATTCATATACCGGCAGATATAGATTGGCACATGCTTGATAAATCCAAGTTCTTTTTCCTTGGTGCGGCTTTATTTTCAGGTGTATCTGCTGCTCTTTACCCTATAGTAGTCTTGAAAACTAGGCAACAGGTGTCATCCGCTCAAATTTCTTGCTCTAAGATGTCTCTCTCTATTATGAGATATGAAGGGTTGAGAGGATTCTATAGGGGTTTTGGTACCTCCTTGATGGGGACAATCCCAGCTCGAGCACTTTACATGGGAGCCCTTGAGGTTACCAAGAGCAGTGTTGGCACTGCAACTGTTCGTTTAGGGTTTTCAGACACTACAGCAACGGCTATAGCTAGTGCTGCTGCTGGGTTAAATTCAGCTATGGCTGCACAACTCGTTTGGACCCCAATCGATGTTGTGAGCCAAAGACTTATGGTTCAAGGTTACAACAATTGTAACAGTTGCAAGAATGCAATTTCAAACGTGCATTCTTGTCGATATAAGAATGGTCTTGATGCGTTTAGGAAGATTCTGTATGCAGATGGTCCTAAAGGGTTGTATAGGGGATTTGGGATCTCAATATTGACATATGCACCATCTAATGCTGTTTGGTGGACATCTTACTCTCTTGCTCACAAGCTCATTTGGGGTGGTATTGGTTGCTCCATGGGTAAAAAAGATGAAACTGGTGTGATTGAAGGATCTGGTTTCAAGCCTGATTCAAGGGCCGTGGTGGCAGTCCAAGGTTTAAGTGCAGCCATGGCTAGTGGTGTTTCAGCTTTAATCACTATGCCACTTGACACCATCAAGACCAGGTTACAGGTCCTGGATGGAGAAGAGAATGGGGTAAGAAGACCTATGACGGTTTTGCAGACAATAAGGAATTTGGTTAAAGAAGGCGGATTGTCTGCTTGTTACAGGGGACTGGGACCAAGGTGGGCATCAATGTCTATGTCTGCAACAACCATGATCACTACCTATGAGTTCTTAAAGCGGTTATCGGCTAAGAGTCAAGACAGCTTATCGTCATGA
- the LOC107961365 gene encoding 17.6 kDa class II heat shock protein, protein MALRNFGFDSPLFTILEDMLDIPEEQEKSRNNPSRAYVRDAKAMAATPADVIEYPTSYVFIVDMPGINHGEIKVQVENENVLVVSGERKREKEKDEKEGVKYVRMERRVGKFMRKFALPENANMDKISAVCQDGVLRVTVEKLPPPEPKKPKTIGVKVA, encoded by the coding sequence ATGGCTTTGAGGAACTTTGGCTTCGATTCTCCACTCTTTACAATCCTGGAAGACATGCTGGACATCCCGGAGGAACAAGAGAAGTCCCGAAACAACCCATCTCGAGCCTATGTTCGAGATGCAAAGGCCATGGCTGCCACTCCAGCTGACGTAATAGAGTACCCAACATCTTACGTCTTCATCGTGGACATGCCCGGCATAAATCACGGCGAGATCAAGGTGCAGGTTGAAAACGAGAATGTGCTTGTGGTGAGCGGAGAGCGAAAGCGTGAGAAAGAGAAAGATGAGAAAGAAGGAGTGAAGTATGTGAGGATGGAAAGGAGAGTGGGCAAGTTTATGAGGAAGTTCGCATTGCCTGAGAATGCGAATATGGATAAGATATCTGCAGTTTGTCAAGATGGGGTGTTGAGAGTGACGGTGGAGAAATTACCTCCACCTGAACCTAAGAAGCCTAAGACCATTGGAGTTAAAGTTGCATAA